One window from the genome of Saccharomyces mikatae IFO 1815 strain IFO1815 genome assembly, chromosome: 2 encodes:
- the HTB2 gene encoding histone H2B (similar to Saccharomyces cerevisiae HTB2 (YBL002W); ancestral locus Anc_3.207), which translates to MSSAAEKKPASKAPAEKKPAAKKTATSVDGKKRSKARKETYSSYIYKVLKQTHPDTGISQKSMSILNSFVNDIFERIATEASKLAAYNKKSTISAREIQTAVRLILPGELAKHAVSEGTRAVTKYSSSTQA; encoded by the coding sequence ATGTCCTCTGCTGCTGAAAAGAAACCCGCTTCTAAAGCTCCTGCTGAAAAGAAACCTGCTGCTAAAAAAACAGCTACTTCTGTCGATGGTAAGAAGAGATCTAAGGCTAGAAAAGAAACCTATTCTTCTTACATTTACaaagttttgaaacaaaCTCATCCAGACACTGGTATTTCTCAAAAGTCCATGTCTATTTTAAATTCTTTTGTTAATGatatctttgaaagaattgcCACCGAAGCTTCTAAATTGGCAGCttacaacaaaaaatcCACCATTTCTGCCAGAGAAATTCAAACGGCTGTTAGACTAATCTTACCTGGTGAATTGGCTAAGCATGCTGTATCAGAAGGTACTAGAGCTGTCACCAAGTACTCTTCCTCTACCCAAGCCTAA
- the ECM15 gene encoding Ecm15p (similar to Saccharomyces cerevisiae ECM15 (YBL001C); ancestral locus Anc_3.206) codes for MPKIFCLADVCMVPIGTDSASISDFVALIQKKIRESPLKSTLHSAGTTIEGPWDEVMGLIGEIHEYGHEKGYVRVHTDIRVGTRTDKHQTAQDKIDIVLKKIAK; via the coding sequence ATGCCTAAGATATTTTGTTTAGCTGATGTGTGTATGGTCCCTATTGGGACCGATTCTGCTAGTATATCTGATTTTGTTGCActgattcaaaaaaaaatcagagaAAGCCCATTGAAGAGTACTTTACACAGCGCTGGTACAACAATTGAGGGACCTTGGGATGAAGTGATGGGTTTGATTGGCGAAATTCATGAATACGGTCATGAAAAAGGGTATGTTAGAGTGCACACTGACATTCGTGTTGGGACTAGAACTGATAAGCATCAAACTGCCCAAGATAAGATTGATATCgttctaaaaaaaatagctAAATGA
- the NTH2 gene encoding alpha,alpha-trehalase NTH2 (similar to Saccharomyces cerevisiae NTH2 (YBR001C) and NTH1 (YDR001C); ancestral locus Anc_3.205) — MVDFLAKVTEINPQSDGNNSEGNIKPLSSGSEQRALKEEGQQGGRRHHRRLSSMHEYFDPFSNADIYYGPITDPRKQSKIHRLNRTRTMSVFNKVSDFKNGMKDYTLKRRGSEDDSFLSSQGNRRFYIDNVDLALDELLASEDTDKNHQITIEDTGPKVIKVGTANSNGFKHVNVRGTYMLSNLLQELTIAKSFGRHQIFLDEARINENPVDRLSRLISTQFWKNLTRRVDLYNIAEIARDSKIDTPGAKNPRIYVPYNCPDQYEFYIQASQMNPSLKLEVEYLPKDITAEYVKSLNDTPGLLALAMEEHVNPSTGERSLVGYPYAVPGGRFNELYGWDSYLMALGLIESNKVDVARGMVEHFIFEIDHYSKILNANRSYYLCRSQPPFLTDMALLVFEKIGGENNPNAIQFLKRAFRAAIKEYKEVWTSGPRLDPITGLSRYHPDGIGIPPETEPDHFDTILLPYAEKYNVSLEKLRHLYNEGIIKEPKLDAFFLHDRAVRESGHDTTYRFEGVCAYLATVDLNSLLYKYEVDIANVIEEYFGDEFKDENDGTVTNSEHWKQLAETRKEKVNEYMWDEESGFFFDYNTKLKCRTSYESATTFWCLWAGLATEEQAKITVKKVLPQLEMLGGLVACTEKSRGPISIDRPIRQWDYPFGWAPHQILAWKGLSAYGYQQVATRLAYRWLYMITKSFVDYNGMVVEKYDVTRGTDPHRVDAEYGNQGADFKGVATEGFGWVNTSYLLGLKYMNNHARRALAACSPPLPFFNSLKPSERKLYYL; from the coding sequence ATGGTAGATTTTTTAGCAAAAGTAACGGAAATAAATCCTCAATCCGATGGTAATAATAGTGAAGGTAACATAAAGCCGCTTTCAAGTGGTTCAGAACAGCGAGCATTGAAAGAGGAGGGACAACAAGGCGGCAGAAGACATCACCGGCGGTTGTCCTCTATGCATGAGTATTTTGACCCGTTCTCCAATGCAGATATTTATTATGGACCAATAACAGACCCGAGAAAACAGTCAAAAATCCATAGACTTAATAGAACCAGAACTATGAGtgttttcaataaagtttCTGACTTCAAAAATGGCATGAAGGACTATACATTGAAAAGGAGGGGTTCTGAAGACGACAGTTTCCTCAGTAGCCAAGGGAATCGTAGATTCTATATCGATAATGTAGACCTCGCGTTAGATGAGCTACTGGCCAGTGAAGACACGGACAAAAACCACCAAATTACTATAGAAGATACTGGTCCCAAAGTTATTAAAGTCGGAACGGCAAATTCCAACGGCTTCAAGCATGTAAATGTTAGAGGAACATATATGCTTTCCAACCTGTTGCAAGAACTGACCATTGCAAAAAGTTTCGGAAGACATCAAATATTTCTGGATGAGGCACgtataaatgaaaatccAGTCGATAGATTATCAAGATTGATATCCACTcaattttggaagaatttAACTAGAAGAGTTGATCTTTATAATATTGCAGAAATTGCTAGGGACTCAAAAATAGATACGCCAGGTGCTAAAAATCCAAGAATTTATGTTCCATATAACTGCCCAGATCAGTATGAATTTTATATTCAGGCATCTCAAATGAACCCATCCTTGAAACTGGAAGTTGAATACCTACCAAAAGACATTACCGCAGAATACGTTAAATCTTTAAATGACACACCAGGATTATTAGCGTTAGCTATGGAAGAGCACGTGAACCCATCTACTGGTGAAAGGTCTCTAGTTGGTTATCCTTATGCGGTACCTGGCGGTAGGTTCAATGAATTGTATGGCTGGGATTCATACTTGATGGCGCTGGGACTCATAGAAAGTAATAAGGTTGACGTTGCGAGAGGTATGGTGGAgcattttatatttgaaattgacCATTATAGTAAGATTTTGAATGCAAACAGAAGTTATTATCTTTGCAGGTCTCAACCTCCTTTCCTAACTGATATGGCTCTGCTCGTGTTTGAAAAGATAGGAGGTGAAAACAATCCAAACGCCATACAGTTTCTTAAACGAGCATTCAGAGCTGCTattaaagaatataaagaagTATGGACTTCTGGTCCCAGGCTGGATCCTATCACGGGGCTTTCTCGTTACCATCCCGATGGTATTGGTATCCCTCCAGAAACTGAACCCGATCACTTCGATACTATATTACTACCGTATGCTGAGAAGTACAATGTTTCTCTGGAAAAGCTTAGACACCTTTATAACGAAGGTATAATTAAAGAGCCTAAACTTGACGCATTTTTCCTGCATGACCGTGCTGTGAGAGAGTCAGGACATGACACAACATATAGGTTTGAAGGTGTATGTGCTTATTTAGCAACAGTTGATTTGAACTCTTTGCTTTATAAATATGAAGTCGATATCGCTAACgttattgaagaatatttcgGTGATGAATTTAAAGATGAGAACGATGGGACGGTAACCAATTCTGAGCATTGGAAGCAGTTAGCTGAAAcaagaaaggaaaaggtTAACGAGTATATGTGGGACGAAGAATCAGgctttttcttcgattATAATACCAAACTAAAATGTAGAACGTCATATGAGTCTGCAACGACCTTTTGGTGTCTATGGGCCGGTCTTGCTACTGAAGAGCAAGCAAAAATTACAGTAAAGAAAGTTCTTCCTCAGTTAGAAATGCTTGGTGGATTGGTTGCGTGCACAGAGAAATCAAGAGGCCCCATATCTATTGACAGACCGATCAGGCAATGGGACTATCCTTTTGGCTGGGCACCTCATCAAATATTAGCTTGGAAAGGCTTATCTGCATATGGTTATCAACAAGTGGCTACAAGGTTAGCTTATAGGTGGCTATACATGATTACAAAATCATTTGTTGACTATAACGGAATGGTagtagaaaaatatgatgtaACAAGAGGAACTGATCCGCATCGCGTTGATGCAGAATATGGCAACCAAGGTGCCGATTTCAAGGGCGTTGCTACAGAAGGTTTTGGCTGGGTTAACACAAGTTATTTGCTCGGATTGAAGTACATGAACAATCATGCAAGAAGAGCTCTCGCTGCTTGTAGTCCGCCacttccatttttcaatagttTAAAACCATCCGAGAGAAAATTATACTACCTTTAA
- the RER2 gene encoding ditrans,polycis-polyprenyl diphosphate synthase (similar to Saccharomyces cerevisiae RER2 (YBR002C); ancestral locus Anc_3.203): METDSGIPGHSFVLKWTKNIFSRTLRVSNCVPKHVGFIMDGNRRFARKKEMDVKEGHEAGFVSMSRILELCYEAGVDTATVFAFSIENFKRSSREVESLMTLARERIRQITERGELACKYGVRIKIIGDLSLLDKSLLEDVRVAVETTKNNKRATLNICFPYTGREEILHAMKETIVQHKEGAIIDESALESHLYTAGVPPLDLLIRTSGVSRLSDFLIWQASNKGVRIELLDCLWPEFGPIRMVWILLKFSFHKSFLNKEYRLEEGDYDEETCGDPIDLKEKKLN; encoded by the coding sequence ATGGAAACGGATAGTGGTATACCGGGTCATTCATTTGTTTTAAAGTGGACAAAAAACATCTTTTCGCGTACATTGCGTGTGTCCAATTGCGTGCCTAAACATGTTGGGTTCATTATGGATGGAAACAGGAGATTTGccagaaagaaagaaatggacGTAAAAGAGGGTCATGAGGCAGGATTTGTTAGTATGAGTAGAATCTTAGAACTTTGTTATGAAGCAGGGGTTGATACAGCTACAGTGTTCGCTTTTTCGAtcgaaaatttcaagagaAGTTCACGTGAAGTTGAATCATTGATGACTTTAGCGCGTGAAAGGATACGACAAATCACAGAACGTGGAGAATTGGCTTGTAAATACGGGGTACGCATTAAAATCATTGGAgatctttctttattggATAAGTCTCTCTTGGAAGATGTTCGAGTGGCTGTAGAAACtacaaagaataataaaagagCCACGTTAAATATTTGCTTCCCATATACAGGCAGGGAAGAAATCTTACATGCtatgaaagaaacaatagTTCAACATAAGGAAGGTGCCATTATAGATGAAAGTGCATTGGAATCGCATCTTTATACGGCCGGGGTTCCACCTTTAGATTTGTTGATTAGGACAAGTGGTGTTTCTAGATTGagtgattttttgatatggCAGGCATCGAATAAGGGCGTTCGCATTGAATTGCTTGATTGTTTGTGGCCAGAATTTGGACCTATACGGATGGTGTGGATCTTGTTAAAATTTTCGTTTCACAAATCCTTTTTAAATAAAGAGTACCGATTAGAGGAAGGTGATTATGACGAGGAAACCTGTGGAGATCCCATCGacttaaaagaaaagaagttgaattGA
- the COQ1 gene encoding trans-hexaprenyltranstransferase (similar to Saccharomyces cerevisiae COQ1 (YBR003W); ancestral locus Anc_3.202): MYQRSGVTHYIRLLSPRRCRLKSSFAVALNAASKLVTPKILWNNPISLVSKEMNTLAKNIVALIGSGHPVLNKVTSYYFETEGKKVRPLLVLLLSRALSEIPLTERNHFKIDTSDVPEDPIYSKPSQNQLFQRPSNSISPLHILHGIKPLNPLTKGPEPLPEENFDRKRGILPKQRRLAEIVEMIHTASLLHDDVIDHSDTRRGRLSGNAAFTNKMAVLAGDFLLGRATVSISRLHNPEVVELMSNSIANLVEGEFMQLKNTSTDADIETIENGHKPLPIPSKNLEVKEHEFRVPSRQQGLQLSHDQLIETAFEYYIHKTYLKTAALISKSCRCAAILSGASPAVIDECYDFGRNLGICFQLVDDMLDFTVSGKDLGKPSGADLKLGIATAPVLFAWKEDPSLGPLISRNFSESGDVEKTIASVRLHNGIAKTKALAEEYRDKALQNLRDSLPDSDARSALEFLTNSILTRRK; encoded by the coding sequence ATGTATCAAAGGTCTGGGGTTACTCATTATATTAGATTGCTTTCTCCTCGAAGATGCCGCCTTAAGTCCTCGTTTGCAGTTGCTTTAAACGCCGCCAGTAAGTTGGTAACTCCCAAGATTCTTTGGAATAACCCCATATCATTAGTCTCGAAGGAGATGAACACACTAGCCAAAAATATAGTTGCTTTGATTGGCTCAGGCCACCCAGTGCTCAACAAAGTTACGAGCTACTATTTTGAAACAGAAGGCAAAAAAGTACGTCCTCTGTTAGTGTTGTTGCTCTCGAGAGCACTTTCTGAAATTCCTTTAACAGAAAGAAATCACTTTAAAATTGACACCTCAGATGTTCCTGAGGACCCCATTTACTCCAAACCGAGTCAAAACCAACTATTTCAGCGTCCTTCAAATAGCATCTCCCCTCTTCATATCCTTCACGGTATTAAACCACTAAATCCCTTGACAAAGGGTCCGGAGCCCTTGCCAGAGGAAAATTTTGACAGAAAAAGAGGTATTTTACCCAAACAGAGAAGATTAGCAGAGATTGTAGAGATGATCCACACTGCGTCTTTACTTCATGACGACGTTATTGATCATTCTGATacaagaagaggaagactAAGCGGTAATGCTGCTTTCACCAACAAAATGGCAGTTCTAGCTGGTGACTTTCTTTTAGGAAGAGCAACAGTATCAATTTCAAGATTACATAACCCTGAAGTTGTGGAACTGATGTCTAATAGTATTGCAAACCTTGTTGAAGGTGAGTTCATGCAGTTGAAAAATACCTCCACTGATGCGGACATagaaacaattgaaaatggtCACAAACCACTTCCAATTCCCTCCAAAAATCTTGAAGTTAAAGAGCATGAATTCCGTGTTCCTAGTCGCCAACAAGGGCTGCAATTATCTCATGATCAACTGATAGAAACTGCATTTGAATATTACATACACAAGACATACCTAAAGACGGCTGCTTtaatatcaaaatcttGCAGATGTGCTGCTATTCTATCTGGAGCATCGCCTGCTGTTATTGACGAATGCTATGATTTCGGTAGAAACCTTGGTATATGTTTTCAGCTCGTAGATGATATGCTTGATTTTACTGTATCTGGAAAGGATTTAGGGAAGCCGTCAGGTGCAGATCTAAAACTAGGTATTGCTACAGCACCAGTTTTATTTGCATGGAAAGAAGATCCATCCTTGGGCCCATTAATTTCACgcaatttttcagaaagtGGCGACGTTGAGAAAACTATTGCTTCTGTTAGGCTGCATAATGGTATAGCGAAGACGAAGGCACTGGCAGAGGAATATAGAGACAAGGCCTTACAGAATCTACGAGATTCTCTTCCTGATTCTGATGCCCGGTCTGCCCTAGAATTCTTAACTAATAGTATATtgacaagaagaaagtaa
- the GPI18 gene encoding GPI-anchor transamidase GPI18 (similar to Saccharomyces cerevisiae GPI18 (YBR004C); ancestral locus Anc_3.201), which translates to MLAGLTLYFVLFRSIQYLLVFLTPIRQFDTSTLLLLNELCSSPSEINNYWNKYFWNKLLSWDTVFFIKNMTSENGKPQFEHEYAFSQLWPSLVRFFVKNNNKNVYHVLKVAVAIENVLFYLSGVVLYFLTKKMFSQNIKQSQFSRSIARKTSLLFFLTSAAGFLTSIYSEPLSFFLTFVGIWSRECSISIPVLGRFDIPWRYWFSYSFISMTCFTLASLNRSNCVLLGIYFVFDLIELIKNRKLVKAICFPLLSGSLMLSALLYQQYYLPYKTFCPQRGEWCKSELLPNFFVTKTSLYSYVQGHYWGVGFMKYWTLNNIPNFLLAVPNIIILIYSSVYFSEIYPFHNLKALVWIARALIVIVCFFAHVQILNRIASFLPLHLWYLADRLVKTSDQKKMENPKGDDRIVKFYIYWLVFWIPLQTVLFAAFLPPA; encoded by the coding sequence ATGCTTGCGGGATTAACACTTTATTTCGTACTATTCCGTTCAATACAGTACCTGCTGGTGTTTTTGACTCCAATTAGGCAGTTCGATACATCAACATTActtttattgaatgaaCTTTGTTCTTCTCCTTCTGAGATCAACAATTACTGGAACAAATATTTCTGGAATAAGCTGCTATCATGGGATACTGTCTTCTTTATAAAAAACATGACTTCCGAAAATGGTAAGCCCCAATTTGAACATGAATATGCGTTTTCTCAACTGTGGCCTTCCCTCGTAAGATTTTTTGTCAAgaacaataacaaaaacGTCTACCATGTGTTGAAAGTTGCAGTCGCAATCGAAAACGTTCTGTTTTACTTATCTGGTGttgttttatattttttaaccaagaaaatgttCAGTCAGAATATAAAGCAATCACAATTTTCCAGAAGTATAGCTAGAAAGACATCTCTGTTATTCTTCTTAACTAGCGCTGCTGGATTTTTAACAAGCATATATTCTGAACCGctatcatttttcttgacttttgttggaatttgGAGCCGTGAATGCTCCATTTCTATACCTGTATTAGGTAGATTCGATATTCCATGGAGATATTggttttcttattcttttatcaGTATGACTTGCTTCACTTTAGCATCCCTGAATCGTTCGAACTGTGTTCTACTTGGGATTTATTTTGTGTTTGATCTTATTGAACTAATAAAGAACCGGAAATTAGTAAAAGCAATTTGTTTTCCCTTATTATCAGGATCTTTAATGCTTTCCGCTCTACTATATCAGCAATATTACCTGCCATATAAGACATTCTGCCCCCAAAGAGGTGAATGGTGTAAATCTGAATTGTTACCAAACTTTTTTGTTACCAAAACTTCTCTGTATTCCTATGTTCAGGGTCATTATTGGGGAGTTGGATTCATGAAATACTGGACACTAAATAAtattccaaattttttgcttgCTGTAccaaacattattatcctAATTTATTCCTCCGTATATTTTAGCGAGATTTACCCCTTCCATAATTTGAAGGCTCTCGTATGGATTGCCAGAGCATTAATCGTCATAGTATGTTTCTTTGCCCACGTTCAAATTCTAAATCGTATAGCCTCCTTTTTACCACTACATCTTTGGTATTTGGCTGATAGATTGGTCAAAACATcagatcaaaaaaaaatggagaatCCGAAGGGTGATGACAGAATAGTCAAGTTTTACATATACTGGTTGGTATTTTGGATACCCTTACAAACTGTCCTGTTTGCTGCATTTTTGCCACCTGCCTGA
- the RCR1 gene encoding Rcr1p (similar to Saccharomyces cerevisiae RCR1 (YBR005W) and RCR2 (YDR003W); ancestral locus Anc_3.200), producing MGLISYENETANEDIRIYGNHVSKFVGSYYSYSGSSWESGRWILFVLFIAAIVFILFFTFLANRRRRRMGRAPIRGTAWLTPPSYRQSQQQYTGTVQQRTDDYVPEYTERANEHDLGYYDERGEFHPNDKAACVAPPPLVQECSSESANSLQRPPAAVVHRTASSEMEYDLTRPNNGRAPVVGDTVEQLESFPGGNVTQELTPPGRAKVNTK from the coding sequence ATGGGACTTATTTCATACGAAAATGAGACAGCGAACGAAGATATAAGGATATATGGCAATCATGTTAGCAAGTTTGTGGGTAGCTACTATTCTTACAGTGGATCTTCTTGGGAGTCGGGACGATGGATCTTGTTTGTATTATTCATTGCTGCGATAGTGTTTATACtgtttttcacttttttggCTAATAGGAGAAGACGAAGGATGGGGCGTGCTCCTATAAGAGGTACTGCGTGGTTAACTCCACCTTCATACAGGCAGTCTCAGCAACAATACACTGGGACTGTACAGCAGAGAACAGATGACTATGTTCCGGAATATACAGAAAGAGCAAACGAACATGATCTTGGTTACTATGATGAGAGGGGCGAATTTCATCCTAATGACAAGGCCGCGTGTGTGGCACCTCCCCCATTGGTACAAGAATGTTCATCAGAATCTGCTAATTCTTTACAAAGACCTCCCGCTGCTGTGGTTCATCGAACTGCCTCTTCAGAGATGGAGTACGATTTGACAAGACCAAATAATGGGCGAGCTCCGGTTGTAGGTGACACCGTAGAGCAATTGGAGAGCTTTCCAGGCGGAAATGTAACGCAGGAACTTACCCCTCCGGGCAGGGCAAAAGTAAATACAAAGTAA
- the UGA2 gene encoding succinate-semialdehyde dehydrogenase (NAD(P)(+)) (similar to Saccharomyces cerevisiae UGA2 (YBR006W); ancestral locus Anc_3.199), whose protein sequence is MSLSKYSKPTLNDPNLFRESGYINGEWIKGTDEFFEVVDPASGEIIAKVPEQPVSVVEEAIDVAYATFKTYKNTTPRERSKWLRNMYDLMLENLDDLATIITLENGKALGEAKGEIKYAASYFEWYAEEAPRLYGATIQPLNPSNRVFTVRQPVGVCGIVCPWNFPSAMITRKAAAALAVGCTVVIKPDSQTPLSALAMAYLAEKAGFPKGSFNVILSHANTPKLGKTLCESPKVKKITFTGSTNVGKILMKQSSSTLKKLSFELGGNAPFIVFEDANLDQALEQAMACKFRGLGQTCVCANRLYVHSSIIDKFAKLLAESVKKFVIGHGLDPKTTHGCVINSDAIEKVERHKKDAIDKGAKVVLEGGRLPELGPNFYAPVILSHVPSTAIVSKEETFGPLCPIFSFDTMEEVVGYANDTEFGLAAYVFSKNVDTLYTVSEALETGMVSCNTGVFSDCSIPFGGVKESGFGREGSLYGIEDYTVLKTITIGNLPNSI, encoded by the coding sequence ATGAGTTTGAGTAAGTATTCTAAACCAACATTGAACGATCCCAATTTATTTAGAGAATCTGGTTATATTAATGGCGAATGGATTAAGGGTActgatgaattttttgaggTTGTAGACCCTGCATCTGGTGAAATTATAGCAAAAGTCCCTGAACAACCAGTCTCTGTGGTTGAAGAAGCGATTGATGTTGCCTACGCAACTTTCAAGACTTACAAAAATACAACACCAAGAGAAAGGTCCAAGTGGCTCAGAAACATGTATGATCTAATGCTTGAAAATTTGGACGATTTGGCAACGATCATTACTTTAGAAAATGGTAAAGCCTTAGGAGAAGCCAAAGGAGAAATCAAATATGCAGCCTCGTATTTTGAGTGGTACGCCGAGGAAGCACCTCGTTTATATGGTGCTACTATTCAACCTTTGAACCCCAGCAACAGAGTTTTTACAGTGAGACAACCTGTGGGTGTATGTGGTATTGTTTGTCCTTGGAATTTCCCAAGTGCAATGATTACTAGGAAGGCTGCTGCTGCCTTGGCTGTAGGCTGTACAGTAGTAATTAAACCAGACTCTCAAACGCCATTGTCTGCTTTGGCAATGGCTTATTTGGCTGAAAAGGCTGGCTTCCCAAAGGGTTCATTTAATGTTATTCTTTCACATGCAAACACACCAAAACTTGGTAAGACATTATGTGAATCGCCAAAAGTCAAAAAGATTACCTTCACTGGTTCTACAAATGTTGGaaagattttgatgaagCAGTCTTCGTCtactttgaagaaactaTCTTTCGAACTGGGTGGTAACGCCccatttattgtttttgaagatgCCAATTTAGATCAAGCCTTGGAACAAGCCATGGCTTGTAAATTTAGGGGACTGGGCCAAACCTGTGTGTGTGCAAATAGACTTTACGTTCACTCGTCTATAATTGATAAGTTTGCCAAATTATTGGCTGAGAGTGTGAAAAAATTCGTAATTGGACATGGTTTAGATCCTAAGACCACCCATGGTTGCGTTATTAACTCCGATGCTATTGAGAAAGTTGAAAGACATAAAAAAGACGCCATTGACAAAGGAGCAAAAGTTGTACTCGAAGGAGGGCGTTTACCTGAGTTGGGGCCCAACTTCTATGCTCCTGTTATATTGTCACACGTTCCATCAACAGCTATTGTCTCTAAGGAGGAAACTTTTGGTCCATTATgtccaattttttcatttgacACTATGGAGGAAGTTGTTGGGTATGCAAATGACACTGAGTTTGGTTTAGCTGCATACGTTTTCTCCAAGAATGTTGACACTTTGTATACTGTATCTGAAGCATTGGAGACTGGTATGGTTTCCTGTAATACTGGTGTTTTCTCGGATTGTTCTATACCATTCGGTGGTGTCAAGGAATCAGGATTTGGAAGAGAAGGTTCACTATATGGTATTGAAGATTACACTGTTTTGAAGACTATCACGATTGGTAATTTGCCAAATAGCATTTAA